Proteins co-encoded in one Opitutus terrae PB90-1 genomic window:
- the dnaA gene encoding chromosomal replication initiator protein DnaA produces MSSVSLSPSLWETVKCDFKELFPEDVFQMWFEPMVCLEATEDSMVLGVPNDFAAIWIHDNYLDLITQRLRLTAGRLVNVTLKKSDAAQAPAPAFANHRATTAALEPAHRGRTATPRRNGRYDDRSVAAATLNPRNTFETFVVGSNNQMAHAAALAVAQAPAQAYNPLFIYGDTGLGKTHLMHAIGHAILRNNPDARVAYLSTEKFTNEFIQALQENSLTKFRQRYRHVDVLLIDDVQFLAGKERIQEEFFHTFNDLFESGKQVVLSSDRRASEIQKLESRLVSRFEWGLPADIQAPDFETRLAILRSKAACMKFDLPAPILNFIAQNISKNIRRLEGALIKVASYSALTSKPLDLATTEMLLQDVLMEQAQNVLTIETIQKRVADHYQIRHSDMTSKRRPNNIAIPRQIAMYLTRTLTKHSLQEIGEAFGGRDHGTVIHACKAVDNMMEQDSTTRGSIDFLKAQLSK; encoded by the coding sequence ATGTCCTCTGTGTCCCTTTCGCCCAGCCTCTGGGAGACCGTAAAATGCGACTTCAAGGAACTGTTTCCTGAAGACGTTTTCCAGATGTGGTTCGAGCCGATGGTGTGCCTCGAAGCCACCGAGGATTCGATGGTCTTGGGCGTGCCCAACGATTTCGCGGCGATCTGGATTCACGACAACTATCTCGACCTGATCACGCAGCGGCTGCGGCTGACGGCGGGCCGGCTGGTGAATGTTACGCTCAAGAAAAGCGACGCGGCCCAGGCGCCCGCGCCGGCTTTCGCCAACCATCGCGCGACCACCGCCGCGCTCGAGCCCGCGCATCGCGGCCGCACCGCGACGCCGCGCCGTAACGGACGCTACGACGACCGGAGCGTCGCCGCGGCCACGCTGAACCCGCGCAACACGTTCGAAACGTTCGTCGTCGGTTCGAACAACCAGATGGCGCACGCCGCCGCGCTCGCCGTCGCGCAGGCCCCGGCGCAGGCCTACAATCCCCTCTTCATTTATGGCGACACCGGGCTGGGCAAAACTCACCTGATGCACGCCATTGGCCACGCGATCCTGCGTAACAACCCCGACGCGCGCGTGGCCTACCTTTCGACGGAGAAGTTCACCAACGAGTTCATCCAGGCACTGCAGGAGAACAGCCTCACGAAGTTCCGCCAGCGCTACCGCCACGTCGACGTGTTGCTGATCGACGACGTGCAGTTTCTCGCCGGCAAGGAGCGGATCCAGGAGGAATTCTTCCACACCTTCAACGACCTGTTCGAGTCCGGCAAACAGGTGGTGCTCTCCAGCGACCGCCGCGCGAGCGAGATTCAGAAGCTCGAGTCGCGGCTCGTGTCGCGCTTCGAATGGGGCCTGCCCGCCGATATCCAGGCGCCCGATTTCGAGACGCGCCTCGCGATCCTGCGCAGCAAGGCGGCGTGCATGAAGTTCGACCTTCCGGCGCCGATCCTGAACTTCATCGCCCAGAATATCTCGAAAAACATCCGCCGGCTCGAGGGCGCGCTGATCAAGGTCGCCAGCTACTCTGCGCTCACCAGCAAACCGCTCGACCTGGCCACGACCGAGATGCTGCTGCAGGACGTGCTCATGGAACAGGCGCAGAACGTCCTCACGATCGAGACGATTCAGAAACGCGTGGCCGATCACTATCAGATCCGGCACAGCGACATGACCAGCAAGCGCCGGCCCAACAACATCGCCATCCCGCGCCAGATCGCGATGTATCTGACGCGCACGCTGACGAAGCACTCTCTCCAGGAGATCGGCGAGGCCTTCGGCGGACGCGATCACGGCACCGTGATTCACGCCTGCAAGGCCGTGGACAACATGATGGAGCAGGACTCCACCACGCGCGGCAGCATCGACTTCCTGAAAGCGCAGCTGTCGAAGTAG